The following proteins are encoded in a genomic region of Micrococcaceae bacterium Sec5.8:
- a CDS encoding MFS transporter, with translation MERRGRTTAASQPVPGGTGRVGWGPVIGFGLVSLAADAVSDGARPLAGPLLAQLGASALLVGLVTGAAEAAAQGLRLLFGPWADRTRRYWTFTITGYGLTAVCVPLLAVAPLAGAAGLLVASVLIIGDRVGKAVRSPAKTVLLARVASPVGRGRGFAVHKSLDLAGALLGPVLVAAVLAVSGNLTAAFAVLAVPAAAAMVLLTWLRRRIAEPGGPPPPGAAAAGFVPGTGSAPAGAGPPGVTGHPPPLLTGAFALFAVAAFLWSAGLVAFGVISFHLTTAAAVPVAAVPLLYAGAMAAAALGALATGVLYDRSGAWVLLALPPLIAAVPVLALSPAGGLALAGVLVWGAATGIQDSTVKALIADLVPELRQGTAYGVFAAFEGAGALAGGALYGSLYDARELLIPAVVLLQVLAFAVLVVAVRRTEKP, from the coding sequence ATGGAACGGCGGGGTCGGACGACGGCGGCCAGCCAGCCTGTACCGGGCGGGACGGGACGCGTTGGTTGGGGGCCGGTGATCGGGTTTGGGCTTGTCAGCCTGGCTGCCGATGCCGTTTCCGACGGCGCCCGGCCCTTGGCTGGACCCCTGCTCGCCCAACTCGGCGCCTCTGCACTGCTCGTCGGACTCGTGACCGGCGCGGCGGAGGCCGCAGCGCAGGGACTCCGGTTGTTGTTTGGCCCCTGGGCGGACCGCACCCGCCGCTACTGGACGTTCACGATCACCGGATACGGGCTCACGGCGGTCTGCGTGCCCCTGCTCGCCGTCGCACCCCTGGCCGGGGCAGCCGGATTGCTGGTGGCGTCTGTACTGATTATCGGGGACCGCGTCGGCAAGGCCGTCCGCAGTCCGGCCAAGACGGTGCTGCTGGCCAGGGTCGCCAGCCCGGTGGGCAGGGGCCGCGGCTTCGCTGTCCACAAGTCCCTCGACCTCGCCGGCGCCCTGCTTGGGCCCGTCCTGGTGGCCGCGGTACTTGCGGTCAGCGGAAATCTGACGGCGGCCTTCGCGGTCCTGGCAGTTCCGGCAGCGGCTGCCATGGTCCTGCTGACCTGGCTGCGCCGCCGCATCGCGGAACCGGGCGGACCCCCTCCGCCCGGAGCAGCGGCCGCCGGCTTCGTTCCCGGCACAGGCTCTGCCCCCGCGGGCGCAGGCCCTCCGGGCGTTACCGGGCATCCTCCGCCGCTGCTCACCGGGGCCTTTGCGCTGTTCGCCGTCGCTGCCTTCTTGTGGAGCGCCGGGCTGGTAGCTTTCGGCGTCATTTCTTTTCATCTCACCACCGCGGCGGCCGTACCGGTCGCGGCCGTACCGCTGCTGTACGCGGGCGCCATGGCGGCGGCGGCGCTGGGTGCCCTTGCCACCGGCGTCCTCTACGACCGGTCGGGCGCCTGGGTGCTCCTGGCACTGCCTCCGCTGATTGCGGCTGTCCCCGTGCTGGCCTTATCGCCGGCGGGTGGACTGGCGTTGGCCGGCGTCCTCGTCTGGGGTGCCGCCACAGGCATCCAGGATTCCACCGTCAAGGCGTTGATCGCGGATCTGGTGCCGGAACTGCGGCAAGGCACGGCGTACGGCGTTTTCGCGGCCTTTGAGGGCGCCGGAGCGCTGGCGGGCGGGGCTCTGTACGGGTCCCTCTATGACGCACGTGAACTGCTGATCCCGGCGGTGGTGTTGCTGCAGGTGCTGGCGTTCGCGGTGCTAGTGGTGGCGGTTCGCAGGACCGAGAAACCGTAG